A genomic region of Lysinibacillus sp. 2017 contains the following coding sequences:
- a CDS encoding BrxA/BrxB family bacilliredoxin translates to MNAYDQYMREVTKPMRDELENAGFTQLQTADSVHEFMAETKGTSLVVINSVCGCAAGLARPAAREAVAEVKPDNLVTVFAGQDPEATVAMRGYFDEVPASSPSMAILKDGQLAYFIPRDQIEGYPMEQIRDHLADVLKKICAE, encoded by the coding sequence ATGAATGCTTACGACCAATACATGCGTGAGGTAACAAAACCAATGCGTGACGAATTAGAAAATGCGGGCTTTACTCAATTACAAACAGCGGATAGTGTCCATGAATTTATGGCGGAAACAAAAGGGACTTCTTTAGTTGTCATTAACTCAGTTTGTGGTTGTGCGGCTGGTTTAGCTCGTCCTGCAGCGCGTGAAGCGGTAGCGGAAGTGAAGCCTGATAATTTAGTAACAGTATTTGCGGGCCAAGACCCAGAAGCAACAGTTGCAATGCGCGGTTACTTTGATGAAGTGCCAGCAAGCTCACCGTCAATGGCAATTTTAAAAGATGGTCAATTAGCGTACTTCATTCCACGTGATCAAATCGAAGGTTATCCAATGGAGCAAATTCGTGACCATTTAGCAGACGTATTAAAGAAAATATGTGCAGAGTAA
- a CDS encoding copper amine oxidase N-terminal domain-containing protein has protein sequence MDKIKFFVLGVVTTVLLTTGFSAFAAGNVAQQLKVYFNNIKVVVDGSPASLGKDSTGKENEAFIYNGTTYLPIRAVSEALDKEVSWDGKTSTVYVGEKPGQVNYLMQYGYAGDGNVFDGTSSKSFEMGGNSYNKGYVLQDDYYQLFNLNGQFSLLTFEYGSSYVDNLQRSNKLEIYLDNQLFDTLIIPGGQLPKEYNLPVKGVNQIRFQSVYNESGWNRFGIANPILNK, from the coding sequence GTGGATAAGATTAAGTTTTTTGTTTTAGGTGTCGTTACGACTGTATTATTAACGACAGGATTTAGTGCTTTTGCAGCAGGCAATGTCGCACAACAATTGAAAGTATATTTCAATAATATAAAAGTGGTTGTTGATGGCTCTCCAGCAAGTTTAGGGAAAGATTCTACTGGTAAAGAAAATGAAGCATTCATTTATAACGGTACAACTTATTTACCTATTCGCGCTGTCAGTGAAGCTTTAGATAAAGAGGTTTCATGGGATGGTAAAACAAGTACAGTTTATGTTGGTGAAAAGCCAGGTCAAGTGAATTATTTAATGCAGTATGGATATGCTGGTGATGGTAATGTATTCGATGGTACAAGTTCTAAATCATTTGAAATGGGTGGGAATTCATATAATAAAGGATATGTATTACAAGATGATTACTATCAATTATTTAATTTAAATGGTCAGTTTAGCTTATTAACTTTTGAATACGGTTCTTCGTATGTAGATAATCTTCAAAGAAGTAACAAATTAGAAATCTATCTAGATAATCAATTATTTGATACTCTTATAATACCTGGTGGGCAACTTCCAAAAGAATATAATTTACCTGTCAAAGGGGTTAATCAAATTAGATTCCAATCTGTATATAATGAAAGTGGATGGAATAGGTTTGGTATTGCAAATCCAATTTTAAATAAATAG
- a CDS encoding NUDIX hydrolase, with protein sequence MDTELLKIFDENGKSLGTSTREEVHNKGLWHETFHCWFVSKVNNEWFIHFQLRSKLKKDYPNTLDISAAGHINADESVADGIREVYEELGINLTIEDLISLGNIPDEIIQKSIIDRELGHVFLYVIPNEEDIKYNFGIEEVSGIFKIELGLFEQLWLEKIDRVQSQGIVLNEKMENVEVNRLVRKGDFLPHDNTYILKVLKELKNFLLESN encoded by the coding sequence ATGGATACAGAACTACTCAAGATTTTTGATGAGAATGGAAAGTCTTTAGGAACTTCTACTAGAGAGGAAGTCCATAATAAAGGTCTATGGCATGAGACATTTCACTGCTGGTTTGTGAGTAAAGTGAATAATGAATGGTTTATACATTTTCAGTTAAGAAGCAAGCTAAAGAAAGATTATCCCAATACTTTAGATATATCTGCAGCAGGCCATATAAATGCAGATGAAAGTGTTGCCGATGGTATTAGGGAAGTATATGAAGAGTTAGGTATAAATTTAACAATAGAAGATTTAATATCTTTGGGAAACATACCTGATGAGATTATTCAGAAAAGCATTATTGATAGGGAGCTTGGACATGTATTTTTATATGTGATACCAAATGAAGAAGATATTAAATATAATTTCGGAATAGAAGAAGTATCTGGGATTTTTAAGATTGAATTAGGTTTATTTGAGCAACTATGGCTTGAAAAAATAGATCGTGTTCAATCTCAAGGTATAGTATTAAATGAAAAAATGGAAAATGTTGAAGTGAATAGATTAGTACGTAAAGGTGATTTTTTGCCACATGACAATACTTATATTTTAAAAGTTTTGAAAGAGCTAAAGAATTTTCTTTTAGAAAGTAACTAA
- a CDS encoding GNAT family N-acetyltransferase yields the protein MNFIIKTFDQLTTTELYAILKERTQVFVVEQNCSYLEVDGKDLKSYHLYKEQNGEVIAYLRISPPGVSYTELSIGRVLVKKENRGQKLAQQMMTYALQFIHNELHETTVKIQAQEYLRDFYGSFGFEAISDVYLDDNIPHIDMLLKK from the coding sequence ATGAATTTTATAATAAAAACATTTGATCAATTAACAACGACAGAGCTATATGCCATATTAAAGGAGCGTACACAAGTTTTTGTCGTGGAGCAAAATTGTTCGTACTTAGAAGTAGATGGGAAAGATTTGAAATCGTATCATTTGTACAAAGAACAAAATGGCGAAGTGATTGCCTATTTACGTATTTCGCCTCCAGGGGTGAGTTACACGGAGCTTTCGATTGGGCGCGTACTTGTGAAAAAGGAGAATCGCGGGCAAAAGCTTGCACAGCAAATGATGACGTATGCACTTCAATTTATTCATAACGAATTACATGAAACAACCGTCAAAATTCAAGCACAGGAATATTTACGTGACTTTTATGGATCATTTGGCTTTGAGGCCATTTCTGACGTGTATTTAGATGACAATATTCCACATATTGATATGTTATTAAAAAAATAG
- a CDS encoding copper amine oxidase N-terminal domain-containing protein, with protein MKKLISVLTIFVLFVISSPFTEAHSGRTDSSGGHNCSQKSISKGLCSGYHSHNGGSSSTKSSASSSKSSSSSSSSIKYIKSTYVPEPVLTAVDVYIDNNWKSYNPSAYMKNGTTLVPMRAIFEDLGATIEYNSSTKTITANKGSKKITLTVGNKIAYVTTDGVNSSISLSHSAETYKNTTMVPLRLIGEALGATVEWNSTQLIVDITTNK; from the coding sequence ATGAAGAAATTAATATCTGTACTAACCATTTTTGTTTTATTTGTTATTTCTAGTCCTTTTACAGAAGCTCATTCTGGTAGAACGGATTCTAGCGGAGGTCATAATTGTAGTCAAAAGTCTATATCTAAAGGCTTGTGTAGCGGATACCACTCTCACAATGGTGGCAGCAGTTCCACAAAATCAAGCGCTAGCAGCTCTAAAAGTTCGAGTAGCTCTAGTAGTTCTATCAAATACATAAAATCCACTTACGTACCTGAACCTGTACTTACGGCTGTCGACGTGTATATTGATAATAATTGGAAAAGTTACAACCCAAGTGCCTACATGAAAAACGGTACAACATTAGTTCCAATGAGAGCAATTTTTGAAGATTTAGGTGCAACTATAGAATACAACAGTAGTACAAAAACAATTACGGCAAATAAAGGTTCTAAAAAGATTACGCTCACTGTTGGAAATAAAATAGCTTATGTTACTACAGATGGCGTTAATAGTTCAATAAGTTTATCTCATTCAGCAGAAACTTATAAGAACACAACTATGGTGCCGTTACGCCTTATCGGTGAAGCTTTAGGAGCGACTGTTGAATGGAATAGTACACAATTGATTGTGGATATCACAACAAATAAATAA
- a CDS encoding DUF4085 family protein, producing MKYFTKEWFELCQKTSFHLNLVEEQKAELFSEEYFQQLYNSELMDWLTLREEMETIAFNKEEATEEFHNAFIVNHVILKKKLPETILQQIADLRVFALYKATHKVINAVTKFCEENKRSVTTIGENYRRYYKEASISFDKDIVEDFRFHDCTIIKSVQNDTNLTLLLDNTGGFTDVDEVTFENFHIIKQDGLLENSWWLYEEVYKVNDNYEFHVLLENGEMELIDFIISAERVSFYR from the coding sequence ATGAAATATTTTACTAAAGAATGGTTCGAATTGTGTCAAAAAACAAGTTTCCATCTAAATTTAGTAGAAGAACAGAAAGCTGAACTATTTTCAGAAGAATACTTTCAACAGCTTTACAATAGTGAGTTAATGGATTGGCTTACTTTACGAGAAGAAATGGAGACAATAGCTTTTAATAAAGAAGAGGCAACAGAAGAATTTCATAACGCTTTCATAGTTAATCACGTGATTTTAAAAAAGAAATTACCAGAAACTATTTTACAACAGATAGCTGATTTAAGGGTTTTTGCTTTATACAAAGCAACTCATAAGGTCATAAACGCTGTAACTAAATTTTGTGAGGAAAATAAAAGGTCTGTAACTACCATTGGTGAGAATTACAGAAGATATTATAAAGAAGCCTCCATTTCGTTTGATAAAGATATTGTAGAGGATTTTAGATTCCATGATTGTACGATTATAAAATCAGTTCAAAATGACACGAACTTAACATTACTCTTGGATAATACAGGTGGTTTTACAGATGTAGATGAAGTAACCTTTGAAAATTTTCATATAATAAAACAAGATGGTTTATTAGAAAATTCATGGTGGTTGTATGAGGAAGTGTATAAAGTTAATGATAACTACGAGTTTCATGTCTTGCTTGAAAATGGAGAGATGGAATTAATCGACTTTATTATTTCAGCAGAACGAGTTTCCTTTTATCGTTAG
- a CDS encoding SDR family NAD(P)-dependent oxidoreductase — MKILDKQVVLITGGAGGIGKATAELFLENGATVVLVDLKQQALDEAVQTLPVAKGTLHTITADVTNEQDVERYVRETVDKFGAINVFFNNAGISGPFKMIKDLEQQQFDLLMKINVTGVFLGMKHVIRQMEKQGSGSIINTASNAAYIGSAGMAGYIASKHAVAGLTKTAALEAAASGIRVNAVAPAAIDTQMLTEIQSNIAPDQPDAAGDAIKQAIPVGRFGTPREVAQIVYFLASENASFVTGSLYNVDGGMQAD; from the coding sequence GTGAAGATTTTGGATAAGCAAGTTGTGTTAATTACAGGTGGTGCAGGCGGAATTGGGAAAGCGACAGCGGAATTGTTTTTGGAAAATGGAGCAACCGTTGTGTTAGTTGATTTGAAACAACAGGCACTGGACGAAGCAGTGCAAACATTACCAGTTGCGAAAGGGACTTTGCATACAATTACCGCAGATGTAACAAATGAGCAAGATGTGGAACGCTATGTGCGAGAGACGGTCGATAAATTTGGTGCGATTAATGTGTTTTTTAACAATGCAGGCATTAGTGGACCGTTTAAAATGATTAAAGATTTAGAGCAACAGCAATTTGATCTACTTATGAAAATCAACGTAACGGGTGTTTTCCTCGGGATGAAGCATGTAATTCGTCAAATGGAAAAGCAGGGGAGCGGCAGCATTATTAACACCGCATCGAACGCAGCATATATAGGATCGGCGGGGATGGCAGGCTATATCGCATCGAAGCACGCAGTTGCAGGCTTGACAAAAACAGCCGCTTTAGAAGCAGCTGCAAGCGGAATTCGCGTCAATGCAGTAGCACCGGCTGCGATTGATACACAAATGCTTACTGAAATCCAATCCAATATCGCACCTGACCAACCAGACGCAGCAGGTGATGCCATTAAACAAGCCATTCCAGTAGGGCGATTTGGTACACCACGTGAAGTCGCACAAATTGTGTACTTCCTTGCATCTGAAAATGCCTCATTTGTAACGGGTTCTTTATACAATGTAGATGGTGGCATGCAGGCCGATTAA
- a CDS encoding GNAT family N-acetyltransferase, with protein sequence MIIRDMNLSDIEKIRAIAIETWKDTYSSFIPEVIQNKVLQDAYSDEEMDNRFKTSLNLVIESNQEIMGYAFFSGDLLNNEVLLESLYIHPNHQGKGIGKQLMKAGISKYKNPKTMSLIVYKGNASISFYEKIGFKIVKENNGDFFGHPIVFIVMKKELDN encoded by the coding sequence ATGATAATAAGAGATATGAACTTATCAGATATTGAAAAAATCAGAGCTATTGCAATTGAAACTTGGAAGGATACATATAGTAGTTTTATTCCAGAAGTAATACAAAATAAAGTTTTACAGGATGCCTACTCTGATGAAGAAATGGATAATCGTTTTAAAACTTCTTTAAATTTAGTGATTGAAAGTAATCAAGAAATTATGGGTTATGCTTTTTTCTCAGGAGATTTATTAAATAATGAAGTACTTTTAGAGTCATTGTACATCCACCCTAATCACCAAGGAAAAGGGATTGGTAAACAATTAATGAAAGCTGGAATTTCAAAATATAAAAACCCAAAAACTATGTCGTTAATCGTTTATAAAGGGAATGCCAGTATTTCATTTTATGAAAAAATAGGATTTAAGATAGTTAAAGAAAACAACGGCGATTTTTTTGGACACCCAATAGTATTTATAGTAATGAAAAAAGAATTGGATAACTGA
- a CDS encoding ABC transporter ATP-binding protein, whose translation MQQQEVLTITNLTKCYGNKEILKGIDLHVSRGEIIGYIGPNGTGKSTTIKIILGMIDDYGGEIKLFGENIQQGSIEYKRRIGYVPEIADVYDNLSGYEYLTFIGQLYGLNLDTAANKSQILMELFGVGEAYHSRISSYSKGMRQKLLIISSLLHNPDVLFLDEPINGLDANSVMIFKEILAQLAAQGKTIFYSSHLMDVVEKISSRIILLNDGKVVADGTFAELQADNASGSLEGIFNQLTGFDNYKEIGEQFVTVVQEVL comes from the coding sequence ATGCAGCAACAAGAAGTTTTAACCATAACGAATTTGACGAAATGTTACGGCAACAAAGAAATTTTGAAAGGCATCGATTTGCATGTTTCAAGGGGAGAAATTATCGGCTATATTGGGCCGAATGGTACTGGAAAAAGTACGACAATTAAAATCATTTTAGGCATGATTGATGATTACGGTGGAGAAATCAAACTTTTCGGAGAGAATATTCAGCAAGGTAGTATTGAATATAAACGAAGAATTGGCTATGTACCTGAAATTGCAGACGTATATGATAACTTAAGCGGCTATGAGTATTTGACCTTTATTGGCCAACTTTATGGGCTAAATTTAGATACGGCTGCCAACAAATCACAAATCTTAATGGAGCTTTTTGGCGTGGGAGAAGCATATCATTCCAGAATTTCCTCTTATTCAAAAGGCATGCGACAAAAGCTTTTAATCATATCGAGTTTATTACATAATCCGGATGTGCTGTTTTTAGATGAACCTATTAATGGTTTGGATGCAAATAGCGTTATGATTTTCAAGGAAATATTGGCGCAATTAGCCGCGCAAGGGAAGACGATATTTTATTCCTCGCACCTTATGGATGTTGTCGAAAAAATTAGTAGTCGCATCATTTTATTGAATGACGGAAAAGTTGTGGCTGACGGAACTTTTGCCGAGCTACAAGCAGACAATGCTAGTGGCTCTTTGGAAGGGATCTTTAATCAATTGACAGGTTTCGATAATTACAAGGAAATTGGCGAACAATTTGTCACTGTCGTACAAGAGGTGCTGTGA
- a CDS encoding protein rep, whose protein sequence is MHAFLDDAEDGDLVHIDDEKDEVQQKAYSVVAFWNWEKQNYFIE, encoded by the coding sequence GTGCATGCTTTTTTAGATGATGCAGAAGATGGGGATCTGGTACATATCGATGATGAAAAAGATGAGGTTCAACAAAAGGCTTATTCTGTAGTGGCTTTTTGGAATTGGGAAAAACAAAACTATTTTATAGAGTAG
- a CDS encoding class I SAM-dependent methyltransferase, with the protein MCRVTIVTTAGRPDAESLQLAQQASEALDVKVIPRQKRAVRKMAEQYDANILVAGKNRFEYYALGAEAPFFYHPNSAAFRLKRVARGEDEPLLTACDLHKGDTFLDCTLGIGSDSLLAAYAVGKEGKVVGLEADQNVAFIVKTGMQMYDTAELPLTHCMRDIEVVHATALDYLKSQPDASFDVVYMDPMFEEVIEESTNFEVLRHAGSHISLSEAWVREALRVAKKRVVLKAHYKSEWFEQFGFVRDVRLSAKFHYGVKLK; encoded by the coding sequence ATGTGCAGAGTAACAATTGTTACGACTGCGGGAAGACCAGACGCCGAGTCGCTTCAGCTTGCACAACAGGCAAGTGAAGCGCTCGATGTCAAAGTCATTCCACGTCAAAAACGGGCGGTGCGAAAAATGGCGGAGCAGTATGATGCCAATATCCTCGTAGCGGGCAAAAACCGTTTTGAATATTATGCGTTGGGTGCAGAAGCGCCTTTCTTTTACCATCCCAATTCTGCAGCTTTCCGTCTAAAACGTGTGGCGCGCGGGGAGGATGAGCCATTACTTACGGCTTGTGACTTACATAAAGGGGATACATTTTTAGATTGTACGCTCGGTATAGGTTCGGATAGTTTGCTTGCGGCATACGCAGTAGGTAAAGAGGGAAAAGTAGTAGGGCTTGAAGCGGATCAAAACGTCGCATTTATCGTGAAAACAGGGATGCAAATGTATGATACTGCTGAGTTGCCACTAACGCACTGTATGCGTGATATTGAAGTTGTGCATGCAACTGCGCTAGACTATTTAAAGTCTCAACCAGATGCCAGTTTTGATGTTGTCTATATGGACCCGATGTTTGAAGAAGTCATCGAAGAGTCGACCAACTTTGAAGTACTACGTCATGCAGGTAGCCATATTTCGTTAAGTGAAGCGTGGGTTCGTGAAGCACTTCGTGTAGCGAAAAAGCGAGTTGTTTTAAAGGCCCATTACAAATCGGAATGGTTCGAGCAATTTGGTTTTGTACGAGATGTTCGTCTATCTGCGAAATTCCATTATGGTGTCAAACTTAAATAA
- the dnaN gene encoding DNA polymerase III subunit beta, which yields MEFIIDNEYFNKAISDVSKAVSLKTPFPILTGIKMTACDNCLILVGSNSDIVIEKIIPFTIDGVQVLDVYKTGSVVISAKYLSEIVKKLPDKIHFKVNEKQLVTIQSNEIITNLQGFSAEDYPSFPQIDEAEYIEIPSVELIEIIKQTVFAVSKSESRPVLTGVNMSFKDNQLTCVATNSQRLALRELAIESSLNGSFIVPGTSLNELTKLINNESGVIHIFVIDNYIVFKLNTISLFSRLIGGNYPNVSGLLPSNSKTIITLNTNQLLKGIDRACLFASEWKNNNVNLEINDGTKIKISSNSSEIGKIEETQTIKTINGEIDLSISLDGSFLMDALKVIKEEEIRISFGGPMKPILIEPIDNSSFIHLISPVRSY from the coding sequence ATGGAATTTATAATAGATAATGAATATTTTAACAAAGCAATTTCAGATGTTAGTAAAGCTGTATCTTTAAAGACACCATTTCCAATTTTGACAGGTATAAAGATGACCGCTTGTGATAATTGCTTAATCCTTGTAGGAAGTAATTCTGATATTGTTATTGAAAAGATTATTCCATTTACAATTGATGGAGTCCAAGTATTGGATGTTTATAAAACAGGGAGTGTTGTAATTTCTGCAAAATATTTAAGTGAAATCGTTAAGAAACTACCAGATAAAATACATTTTAAAGTAAACGAAAAACAATTAGTTACCATTCAATCCAATGAAATTATTACAAACCTACAAGGATTTAGTGCCGAGGACTACCCTAGTTTTCCTCAAATTGACGAAGCCGAGTATATCGAAATACCCAGTGTTGAATTAATTGAAATTATTAAACAAACTGTGTTTGCAGTCTCAAAGAGTGAGTCTAGACCTGTCTTGACAGGAGTGAATATGTCATTCAAAGATAATCAACTTACATGTGTTGCAACTAATTCCCAACGTTTAGCGTTAAGAGAGCTTGCAATAGAATCAAGTTTAAATGGCTCATTCATTGTTCCAGGTACAAGTCTAAACGAGCTTACCAAATTAATTAATAATGAATCTGGTGTAATACATATTTTTGTAATAGACAACTATATAGTATTTAAATTAAATACAATCTCGCTTTTCTCAAGGTTAATTGGTGGTAATTATCCTAATGTCTCTGGATTATTACCAAGTAACTCGAAGACAATAATTACTCTCAACACAAATCAGCTATTAAAGGGTATTGATAGAGCTTGTCTTTTTGCAAGCGAATGGAAAAATAACAATGTAAATTTAGAAATCAATGATGGTACAAAAATAAAAATTTCCTCAAACTCTTCAGAAATAGGAAAAATAGAAGAAACTCAAACTATTAAGACCATTAATGGTGAAATAGACTTAAGTATTTCACTTGATGGAAGTTTTTTAATGGATGCCTTAAAGGTAATAAAAGAAGAAGAGATAAGAATAAGTTTTGGTGGTCCAATGAAACCCATCTTAATTGAACCTATTGACAATTCTTCTTTCATTCATCTTATTTCACCAGTACGATCATATTAA
- a CDS encoding DUF3967 domain-containing protein — protein sequence MGKSLEESAERVATLYRMNLSIAQPAIPLQEENILVEFMKAQHEFNQKLIEQLNKIEQRQNERDQNLMQALRESQETKKQLIAAHQKKWWNFWN from the coding sequence ATGGGGAAATCTTTAGAAGAATCTGCCGAACGTGTAGCGACTTTATATCGCATGAATTTATCTATAGCGCAACCCGCTATCCCGCTACAAGAAGAAAATATATTGGTGGAATTCATGAAAGCACAACATGAATTTAATCAAAAACTAATAGAACAGCTAAACAAAATCGAACAACGACAAAATGAACGAGATCAAAATTTAATGCAAGCTCTTCGGGAATCCCAAGAAACAAAAAAGCAGCTTATAGCTGCTCATCAAAAAAAATGGTGGAACTTTTGGAATTAA
- a CDS encoding cysteine peptidase family C39 domain-containing protein, whose product MFIVRSVILWIIISTIINAYLMSLPIPVLRKRNYPANYLIQHNNRIDFQNNTECAAFSTAYLLRHFGLEAEGDALYTHFPSKTRAGNVYPKGIRTELRKNGFKTNYYKGNINTLKYEVSKGTPVIVFIKVHKDRNNLHFVPVVGYDEEYIYLSESLGHLVNCDDDHESYNRKVPINEFKKLWNVKRIHMLLYSNTYIAVDAAQS is encoded by the coding sequence ATGTTTATAGTTAGATCGGTTATTTTGTGGATTATTATATCAACTATTATTAATGCCTATTTAATGTCATTACCTATACCTGTTTTACGAAAAAGAAATTATCCAGCGAACTATCTTATTCAGCATAACAATCGAATAGATTTTCAAAACAATACGGAATGTGCAGCATTTTCAACAGCGTATCTGTTGCGTCATTTTGGCTTGGAGGCTGAGGGTGATGCATTGTATACACATTTTCCTAGTAAAACAAGGGCGGGCAATGTATATCCAAAGGGAATCCGAACGGAGTTAAGAAAAAATGGCTTTAAAACAAATTATTATAAAGGAAATATAAATACACTAAAGTACGAAGTGAGCAAGGGAACTCCCGTAATTGTTTTTATTAAAGTACATAAGGATCGAAATAATTTGCATTTTGTTCCAGTCGTAGGCTATGACGAGGAGTATATTTACCTTTCAGAATCATTAGGGCATCTGGTGAATTGTGATGATGATCACGAGAGCTATAATCGAAAAGTTCCGATTAATGAATTTAAAAAACTATGGAATGTAAAGAGAATTCATATGCTTCTTTATAGCAATACGTACATAGCCGTAGACGCCGCGCAGAGCTAA
- a CDS encoding GNAT family N-acetyltransferase encodes MKIQKYTSKYEESWLRCRVLAYLHTSLYEDVETSKPTFEGRPSIELIVVEDGMVVGLLDMVLDTEKLKTSFLAKGLGAFLKVIAVHPDYQSRGIGRKLFETALKELENTPIEFIELYTRDDEQANNFYKKLGFDLLLETYDVFGVEKSLSKDIFITGIEDKKLKAKTENGEPCDFVLVGGVYEVYDLKALEKIEYDRYYPSRGYYKKIK; translated from the coding sequence ATGAAAATACAAAAATATACATCAAAATATGAAGAAAGCTGGCTGCGTTGTAGAGTTTTGGCATACTTACATACTTCTTTATACGAAGATGTTGAAACATCAAAACCAACATTTGAAGGGCGTCCTTCTATTGAGTTGATAGTAGTAGAAGATGGGATGGTGGTCGGGCTACTAGATATGGTGCTAGATACAGAAAAATTAAAAACATCCTTTTTAGCAAAAGGCTTAGGTGCGTTTTTAAAAGTCATTGCTGTTCATCCAGATTACCAATCTAGAGGAATTGGGCGTAAATTATTTGAAACGGCTTTAAAGGAGCTTGAAAATACCCCTATAGAATTCATAGAGCTTTATACACGAGATGATGAACAAGCAAATAATTTTTATAAAAAGTTAGGATTTGATTTGTTATTAGAAACATACGACGTTTTTGGGGTTGAGAAATCTTTAAGTAAGGATATTTTTATAACGGGGATTGAAGATAAAAAATTGAAGGCCAAAACTGAAAACGGTGAACCTTGCGACTTTGTATTGGTAGGTGGCGTATATGAAGTATACGATTTAAAAGCTTTAGAGAAAATAGAATATGATCGTTATTATCCATCAAGAGGATATTATAAAAAAATAAAATAA